From a single Cytophagales bacterium WSM2-2 genomic region:
- a CDS encoding ABC transporter permease has product MLRNYFLASIRSLQKHFSYSAINITGIGLGLATCILLCLWITHEISFDRFHDNANRIYRGSLEYSFGGQVAKTSVSPTALLPVMKKNFAEVENGVRTYNPSGRDPYIVKTSDKIFQENKFYYADSTFFQVFSFRLLQGNTVKALVEPNSVIVTQSTAKKYFGTEDVIGKTLTINSRVEYKITGVIENPPSNSMIQFDFIGSFSSLNASKEQIWWSANYQTFILLHPNTDIKQLADKTNAIVKKELASELTGAGDYAIYNFTPLTDIYLKSEVDEPEVVGSIQYVYAFSAIALLVLIVACINYVNLATAKAADRAKEVGIRKVAGAVRSQLFFQFISESAIVTLLGLLLAFIIASIVITPFNFLTGKHFVIADLFSPLFLIASLVVWFLIAFLAGAYPAIAITSFKPVRVLKGNFKNSGRGMWLRQSLVVFQFSVSIILMIGTVVILNQINYIRDKKLGYDKENIIILPLDGKTRAVYDQLKTEFIRTGKVASMGRAKDAPTKIIGGYGLSAKGAAGRGIIVKAMAIDKDFVPTVNMKIIAGRNFTEADFKLLQKDTIYSVIVNESAIKEIGLPLENASGAEVNFNGNKAYVAAVVEDFHFSSLHEKIGPLVMFTSAEDWELTNAFVKLNPGNTSEALDQLKSISASMLTHRPFEYEFLDQRYQKMYDKEQRMGKVTVVFAALAIAIACLGLFGLVAFAAAQKTKEIGIRKVLGATAVGIVGLITRNYMKLVVISMVIGIPAAYYIMDTLWLTSFAYHDPIGVAPLVLAPLVCVFVAFATASYQAIKAALINPATTLRSE; this is encoded by the coding sequence ATGTTAAGAAACTACTTCCTCGCATCGATTCGAAGCCTGCAGAAACATTTTTCCTATTCCGCTATCAACATTACGGGCATCGGATTGGGGCTGGCTACATGCATTTTGCTCTGTTTGTGGATTACCCACGAAATTAGCTTCGATCGTTTTCATGACAACGCCAATCGCATCTACCGCGGGTCTCTCGAGTATAGTTTCGGTGGCCAGGTTGCGAAAACTTCAGTGTCGCCAACGGCATTGCTGCCGGTGATGAAGAAAAATTTTGCAGAAGTAGAAAATGGTGTGCGTACCTATAACCCTTCCGGCCGTGATCCTTATATCGTGAAAACCAGTGACAAGATTTTCCAGGAGAATAAATTCTATTATGCTGACAGTACTTTTTTCCAGGTGTTTTCATTCAGACTGCTGCAGGGGAATACGGTTAAAGCCCTTGTCGAGCCTAACTCGGTAATTGTTACTCAATCGACAGCCAAAAAGTACTTCGGAACGGAAGATGTCATTGGGAAGACGCTCACGATCAATAGCCGGGTCGAGTATAAAATCACCGGAGTCATCGAAAATCCACCTTCCAATTCGATGATACAATTTGATTTCATCGGGTCTTTTTCATCTTTAAATGCATCCAAGGAACAAATCTGGTGGAGCGCGAACTACCAGACGTTCATTCTCCTTCATCCTAATACCGACATCAAACAACTGGCAGATAAAACGAATGCAATTGTAAAAAAAGAACTGGCTTCAGAGCTGACAGGTGCAGGGGACTATGCCATTTACAACTTTACGCCATTGACAGATATTTATTTAAAGTCGGAAGTGGATGAACCCGAAGTGGTAGGCAGCATTCAGTATGTTTATGCTTTCTCTGCAATTGCATTGCTTGTATTGATTGTAGCCTGCATCAACTATGTGAATCTCGCCACAGCAAAGGCCGCTGATCGCGCCAAGGAAGTGGGGATTCGTAAAGTAGCCGGAGCAGTCCGAAGCCAATTGTTCTTTCAATTTATCAGCGAGTCAGCTATCGTTACTCTCCTGGGACTTTTGCTGGCATTCATTATCGCATCTATTGTGATAACTCCTTTTAATTTCCTTACCGGGAAGCATTTTGTAATTGCAGATTTGTTTAGCCCTCTATTTCTCATCGCCAGTTTGGTGGTATGGTTTCTAATTGCTTTCCTGGCAGGAGCCTATCCGGCCATTGCGATTACTTCCTTTAAACCGGTGAGAGTTCTGAAAGGGAACTTCAAAAATTCGGGCAGGGGAATGTGGTTACGTCAATCGCTGGTTGTATTTCAATTCAGCGTTTCCATTATCCTGATGATAGGAACGGTAGTTATTCTAAATCAGATCAATTACATCCGCGATAAAAAACTGGGCTATGACAAAGAGAATATTATCATTCTCCCGCTGGATGGAAAAACCCGCGCGGTTTACGACCAATTGAAAACGGAATTCATTCGCACCGGTAAGGTGGCCAGTATGGGACGTGCCAAAGATGCACCCACAAAAATAATCGGAGGTTATGGCCTTAGCGCTAAAGGTGCAGCTGGCCGTGGGATCATCGTCAAAGCCATGGCAATCGATAAAGACTTCGTGCCGACTGTGAACATGAAAATAATTGCTGGCAGAAATTTTACGGAAGCTGATTTTAAGCTTTTGCAAAAGGACACGATTTACTCCGTCATTGTAAACGAATCGGCCATCAAGGAAATTGGATTGCCCTTGGAAAACGCAAGTGGGGCAGAAGTTAATTTTAATGGCAACAAAGCTTATGTCGCTGCGGTCGTTGAAGATTTTCATTTTTCTTCACTTCATGAGAAGATTGGCCCGCTGGTGATGTTTACTTCTGCAGAAGATTGGGAACTGACCAATGCCTTTGTAAAATTGAATCCGGGAAATACGTCTGAAGCTTTGGATCAACTGAAATCCATCAGTGCTTCCATGCTTACGCATCGTCCTTTCGAATACGAATTCCTCGATCAACGTTATCAAAAAATGTATGACAAGGAGCAGCGTATGGGTAAAGTGACAGTCGTGTTTGCTGCACTCGCCATTGCGATTGCCTGTCTCGGACTCTTTGGCTTGGTTGCGTTTGCGGCAGCACAGAAGACGAAGGAGATTGGCATACGAAAAGTGCTGGGCGCTACTGCTGTTGGTATTGTGGGACTGATCACCAGGAATTATATGAAACTGGTAGTGATATCCATGGTCATTGGTATTCCAGCTGCCTACTACATTATGGATACGTTGTGGTTAACCAGTTTTGCATACCACGACCCGATCGGAGTGGCTCCCCTGGTTTTGGCTCCCTTAGTTTGTGTGTTTGTTGCATTTGCAACAGCGAGCTACCAGGCGATCAAAGCTGCTCTTATCAATCCGGCCACCACATTGCGTTCGGAATAA
- a CDS encoding DNA-binding response regulator yields MSDKKRVLIVEDDKEIRNSFVVIVNSSSQFNVVNGYSSCEEAIKHLNSDKPDIVLMDIELPGGMNGIKGAKVIKDKWPTADIIMVTVYEDSDLVFEALKSGASGYITKSANYRELLSALEEISKGGAPMSSKIARMVIDNFHVNPNSPLTKRETEILQLISEGKTYTQISEQLFISKETSKTHIKNIYAKLQVNCKSEAIAKANSEKLI; encoded by the coding sequence ATGAGCGATAAAAAAAGAGTTCTCATCGTAGAAGACGACAAAGAGATCAGAAACAGTTTTGTGGTGATCGTCAACAGTTCGTCACAGTTCAATGTCGTCAATGGCTATAGCTCTTGCGAGGAAGCTATCAAGCACCTGAACTCAGACAAACCCGATATTGTGTTAATGGATATTGAGTTGCCGGGGGGCATGAACGGAATTAAAGGTGCAAAGGTCATTAAAGACAAATGGCCTACTGCCGACATCATCATGGTGACTGTATATGAAGACAGCGACCTCGTTTTCGAAGCCCTCAAGTCAGGCGCCAGTGGCTACATTACCAAAAGCGCTAACTACCGTGAACTCCTTTCTGCCCTTGAAGAAATCAGCAAAGGCGGTGCACCCATGAGTAGTAAGATTGCACGGATGGTAATAGACAACTTCCATGTGAATCCGAACAGTCCATTGACCAAACGGGAAACAGAAATTCTTCAATTGATTTCAGAAGGGAAGACTTATACCCAGATTTCAGAACAGCTCTTCATCTCGAAAGAGACATCGAAGACGCACATCAAGAATATCTACGCGAAGTTGCAGGTAAATTGCAAGTCAGAAGCGATTGCGAAGGCAAATTCTGAAAAACTGATTTGA
- the btuB gene encoding vitamin B12 transporter BtuB, translated as MNIKLLLAFSLSLSFLASYAQEEIDTLQDMSLEDLLKVTVTTASKSEENIQQAPAIMNIITAKEIESFGANTLTDVLDRLTSVYLISTYFSPDGQLSMRGTQTDVFNTKVLILLDSRPLRESFHGGYNGVIYNMFPVERIERIEVIRGPGSVLYGTAAFVGVINIVTKTGDNKGLTAKVSYGQFNTKQAALSYGNRYNKFDVSGGLNIVRTDGWDFTARGESDVIRNKANTADSLFKDPKTIKRDNKGVSGVLKIAYKNFTLNTFAAKNDWETMGRVPSWSNPIDYRIENNRYFSDLTYSRKMSKLWTTSLSATYNYMYYRSYNSSKADDYVRRGSSDVLFEFTNYIKPVSNLNIVVGGLANIQSGKGIDTSYGRDGKAANIDTAPNADPWLTVPQYNYTWYAAYTQADYSPSKKIKLVAGAQMNKIDGKEASVSPRFGLILSANKNFGMKILYGNAFRSPAAYERFGLSPGTVAGSASLTPEMMTTFETQVNYSTGKLSLSATYFHNHDANSIQRINFKQTIDGVNFTQSYTNTGYVNIGGIELEGKYNVGPVNFTGSFTFQRSEDNLNLVDRTGIPQRMGKLGIIYSYKKIGTLSVFNSIYGKTADYYQYSSSNVNLTAAANPQVDAYNYMSASLHINLKELTSPKFPNIALNFMVNNLLDEKIYYPELVRRNINSLPGRPGRAMYAGLVFKF; from the coding sequence ATGAACATCAAATTGCTACTCGCGTTTTCCCTGTCGCTTTCATTCCTGGCGTCATATGCCCAGGAAGAAATTGACACACTTCAGGATATGTCACTCGAGGACTTACTGAAGGTCACCGTTACGACTGCATCAAAGTCGGAAGAGAATATTCAGCAGGCCCCGGCTATCATGAATATTATTACAGCTAAGGAGATTGAATCGTTTGGAGCGAATACGCTTACCGATGTTTTGGATCGTCTTACCAGCGTGTACCTGATCTCTACGTATTTCTCTCCCGACGGGCAGCTCTCCATGCGGGGTACTCAAACGGATGTTTTTAATACCAAGGTTTTGATATTGCTGGATAGCCGTCCGCTGCGCGAAAGCTTTCATGGCGGGTACAATGGTGTTATCTACAACATGTTCCCGGTAGAGCGAATCGAACGCATTGAAGTGATCCGCGGTCCCGGCTCTGTTTTATACGGCACGGCTGCTTTCGTTGGCGTTATCAATATTGTTACCAAGACGGGAGACAACAAAGGGCTAACTGCAAAAGTGAGCTACGGTCAGTTCAACACGAAGCAAGCCGCTCTGTCTTACGGAAACAGGTACAATAAATTTGATGTGAGCGGGGGATTGAACATTGTCAGGACAGATGGTTGGGATTTTACTGCACGCGGTGAGTCGGATGTTATCCGCAACAAAGCCAACACAGCTGATTCTTTATTCAAAGATCCGAAGACGATCAAGCGCGACAACAAGGGAGTTTCCGGAGTCTTGAAAATCGCATACAAGAACTTTACACTGAATACTTTTGCTGCGAAGAACGACTGGGAAACCATGGGTCGCGTACCGAGCTGGTCAAACCCTATTGATTATAGAATTGAGAACAACCGCTATTTCTCCGACCTCACGTATTCCAGGAAGATGAGTAAACTGTGGACGACTTCGCTGTCGGCTACTTACAATTACATGTACTATCGCTCTTATAATTCCAGCAAGGCAGATGATTATGTGAGAAGAGGTTCGAGCGATGTATTGTTTGAATTTACAAACTACATCAAACCGGTTAGCAACCTTAACATTGTAGTGGGTGGTTTGGCCAACATTCAGAGCGGGAAGGGGATTGACACCAGCTACGGTCGTGATGGAAAAGCTGCCAACATTGATACTGCTCCAAACGCTGACCCGTGGCTGACGGTGCCGCAATACAACTACACCTGGTATGCAGCTTACACTCAAGCTGACTACTCACCATCGAAGAAAATCAAACTGGTTGCAGGCGCTCAGATGAATAAAATTGATGGTAAAGAGGCAAGTGTGTCTCCGCGTTTTGGATTAATTCTTTCAGCCAATAAAAATTTTGGCATGAAGATCCTTTATGGTAACGCCTTCCGTTCGCCCGCTGCTTATGAAAGATTTGGTTTATCACCCGGCACTGTTGCCGGCAGCGCTTCTTTAACGCCCGAGATGATGACCACCTTTGAAACGCAGGTGAACTACAGTACCGGCAAGCTAAGCTTGTCTGCTACGTACTTTCATAACCATGACGCCAACAGTATTCAACGGATCAATTTCAAGCAGACCATTGACGGTGTGAATTTTACACAGTCGTATACGAATACCGGCTATGTGAATATTGGTGGTATTGAGCTTGAAGGAAAATATAACGTTGGCCCGGTGAATTTCACGGGGTCATTTACTTTTCAACGCTCCGAGGATAATCTTAACCTGGTAGACCGAACGGGCATACCGCAGCGCATGGGAAAGTTGGGTATCATCTATAGTTATAAGAAGATTGGTACACTCAGTGTGTTCAACTCCATCTACGGCAAGACCGCAGATTACTACCAATACAGTAGCTCCAATGTCAACCTGACGGCAGCGGCTAACCCCCAGGTTGATGCCTATAATTATATGAGCGCCAGCCTGCATATAAATTTAAAGGAACTGACCAGTCCGAAGTTTCCAAACATCGCCCTCAATTTCATGGTGAATAACCTGCTGGACGAGAAGATCTACTATCCTGAACTTGTACGCAGAAATATCAACAGCCTTCCAGGCCGCCCTGGCAGAGCCATGTACGCAGGACTTGTTTTTAAATTCTAA